The following are from one region of the Vitis riparia cultivar Riparia Gloire de Montpellier isolate 1030 chromosome 9, EGFV_Vit.rip_1.0, whole genome shotgun sequence genome:
- the LOC117922141 gene encoding glycerol kinase-like, which produces MAKEDVFVGSIDQGTTSTRFIIYDRSAQPVGSHQVEFTQFYPEAGWVEHDPMEILESVRVCIEKAIDKATADGHNVDSGLKAIGLTNQRETTLIWSKSTGLPLYHAIVWMDARTSSICRKLEKELPGGRTHFVETCGLPISTYFSALKLLWLLENVDAVKKAVEAGDALFGTIDTWLIWNMTGGLNGGVHVTDVSNASRTMLMNLKTLDWDKPTLDTLGISAEILPKIVSNAEIIGTVAKGWPIPGLPISGCLGDQHAAMLGQACRKGEAKSTYGTGAFILLNTGEEVIESKHGLLTTLAFKLGREAPTNYALEGSIAIAGAAVQWLRDSLGIISTASEIEELAAKVDSSGGVYFVPAFNGLFAPWWRDDARGVCIGITRFTNKSHIARAVLESMCFQVKDVLDSMHKDAGEKGEVKNEKGEFLLRVDGGATINNLLMQIQADLLGNPVVRPADIETTALGAAYAAGLAVGIWTEDEIFDSGEKVKLATTFYPALDEERRNKKVESWCKAVSRTFDLADLSL; this is translated from the exons ATGGCGAAAGAGGATGTCTTCGTTGGATCCATAGATCAAGGCACCACCAGTACACGGTTCATAATCTATGACCGGTCTGCTCAGCCGGTTGGATCTCACCAGGTGGAGTTCACTCAGTTCTACCCAGAAGCAGG ATGGGTGGAGCATGATCCAATGGAGATTTTGGAGAGTGTGAGAGTGTGCATAGAGAAGGCCATTGATAAGGCGACTGCAGATGGGCACAACGTGGATAGTGGATTGAAAGCGATTGGGCTGACCAATCAGAGAGAGACTACTCTCATCTGGAGCAAATCTACTGGTCTTCCTCTCTACCACGCCATTGTTTGGATGGATGCTAGAACCAGTTCTATTTgcag GAAATTGGAGAAAGAATTACCTGGGGGAAGAACACATTTTGTGGAGACATGTGGTTTGCCCATAAGCACTTATTTCAGCGCATTGAAGCTTCTCTGGTTGTTGGAAAATGTGGATGCTGTGAAAAAAGCAGTTGAAGCAGGGGATGCTCTGTTTGGAACAATAGACACTTGGTTGATTTGGAATATGACTGGAGGCTTGAATGGTGGGGTTCATGTCACTGATGTCTCAAATGCATCCAGAACAATGCTCATGAATCTCAAAACCCTTGATTGGGATAAACCCACATTAGATACCCTAGGCATTTCTGCTGAAATTTTGCCCAAGATTGTCAGTAATGCTGAGATTATTGGAACAGTTGCAAAGGGATGGCCCATTCCTGGGCTCCCAATTTCTGGATGCCTTGGTGACCAGCATGCTGCAATGCTGGGCCAAGCTTGCCGAAAAGGTGAGGCCAAAAGCACATATGGGACTGGGGCTTTCATACTTCTCAATACAGGTGAGGAGGTAATCGAGTCCAAACATGGGCTTTTAACCACTTTGGCATTTAAGCTTGGACGAGAAGCTCCAACCAACTATGCTCTAGAGGGCTCTATTGCAATTGCAGGAGCTGCAGTTCAGTGGCTCAGAGACAGCCTTGGTATAATAAGCACTGCAAGTGAGATTGAGGAATTAGCAGCAAAGGTTGATTCTTCAGGTGGGGTTTATTTTGTGCCAGCATTCAATGGATTGTTTGCTCCATGGTGGCGTGATGATGCTCGTGGGGTTTGCATTGGGATCACAAGATTTACAAACAAGTCTCACATTGCTCGAGCTGTGCTTGAGAGTATGTGTTTTCAGGTAAAGGATGTCCTAGATTCAATGCACAAGGATGCAGGGGAGAAGGGTGAGGTCAAGAATGAGAAGGGGGAGTTCTTGCTTAGAGTTGATGGTGGTGCAACCATTAACAATCTTTTGATGCAAATTCAG GCTGATCTGTTGGGGAACCCGGTGGTTAGACCAGCTGATATAGAGACAACAGCTCTTGGAGCCGCTTATGCAGCTGGATTAGCAGTGGGGATTTGGACAGAAGACGAGATTTTTGATTCTGGAGAAAAGGTGAAGCTTGCTACCACATTTTATCCAGCATTAGACGAGGAACGGAGGAATAAGAAGGTGGAGTCTTGGTGCAAAGCTGTTTCAAGGACTTTCGACTTGGCGGATCTTTCTCTTTAA